Proteins encoded by one window of Girardinichthys multiradiatus isolate DD_20200921_A chromosome 14, DD_fGirMul_XY1, whole genome shotgun sequence:
- the LOC124881050 gene encoding calpain-5-like, translating to MEAVNDFQGQSFDKLRRSCLRRGALFKDSLFPATNQSLFYKRAPPPGLTWRRPREICRDPRLFVDGISTRDLHQGSLGNCWMVAAISCLASEPSLWKKVIPDHMDQEWNPKRPDLYAGIFHFRFWRFGHWVDVVVDDRLPVSQAGVLLFCRSATPREFWSALLEKAYAKLNGCYEALEGGNTAEALIDFTGGVSEPLSLDCEALRLHSERRKSLFQTLAKVHEHKSLITCSIRPAEGEMVESVLDCGLVRGHAYGITAVRKVRLGENLLRTGGTSRLFMVRMRNPWGTTDWKGAWSQGSEQWQQLSRAEREKMGIVVRDVGEFWMDFQDFCCYFTDVVVCRLVQRTLLWLNSHWRETQSYGEWTPAPTSAAPTIAPLSTGECSSSALTLSNIGPEGAKPRRNKVRESNQEGKKGGEVVEEIDRRSRCGGCINHRDTFLYNPQFMFEVQSKEEEVLICLQQEDRRILKRNGGGENLPIGFEVLKVEVNRCSRVQCVVEQAASSIYMDSRSVTLRGTLAQGRYVVLPTTFLPGDAGRFLLRLFSHSHVHLRELKNDLPSPSLFHCFLPQPAVVTTVHLCRASGLRAPKQTAPDVYALVRCEGHVVRTRLFKENGNPKFNLRTIFYRRYPDANISVELWSRGLLWDSLLGAARLQTTESEKSRNLVIDLRGGRLHSGSGGCIYVETSTSLCLTDL from the exons GAAATATGCAGGGACCCTCGATTGTTTGTGGATGGTATCAGCACTCGTGACTTGCACCAAGGCAGTCTGGGTAACTGCTGGATGGTGGCAGCCATTTCGTGCCTGGCATCTGAACCTTCACTGTGGAAAAAG GTCATTCCTGACCACATGGATCAGGAATGGAACCCAAAACGCCCGGACCTGTATGCAGGGATCTTCCATTTCAGGTTCTGGCGCTTCGGACATTGGGTTGATGTTGTGGTGGATGACCGTTTGCCGGTCAGTCAGGCTGGAGTCCTGCTCTTCTGCCGCTCAGCAACACCAAGAGAGTTTTGGAGTGCCCTGTTGGAGAAGGCCTACGCCAA ACTAAATGGCTGCTATGAGGCTTTAGAGGGAGGAAACACTGCAGAGGCCCTTATCGACTTCACTGGAGGGGTATCGGAGCCTCTCAGCCTTGACTGTGAGGCCCTCAGGCTGCACAGCGAGCGGAGGAAGTCACTCTTCCAGACATTAGCTAAGGTCCATGAGCACAAATCCCTCATCACCTGCTCCATCCGG CCAGCTGAGGGGGAGATGGTGGAGTCGGTGTTGGACTGTGGGCTCGTACGGGGGCACGCCTACGGCATCACAGCGGTGAGGAAGGTGAGGCTGGGGGAGAATCTGCTGAGGACAGGCGGGACGTCCCGACTCTTTATGGTGCGCATGAGGAACCCGTGGGGGACCACGGACTGGAAAGGGGCCTGGAGTCAGGG GTCGGAGCAGTGGCAGCAGCTGAGCCGTGCAGAGAGGGAGAAGATGGGGATTGTGGTTCGTGATGTTGGGGAGTTCTG GATGGATTTCCAGGACTTCTGCTGCTACTTCACAGATGTGGTGGTGTGCCGGCTGGTGCAAAGGACTCTGCTGTGGCTGAACTCCCACTGGAGAGAGACGCAGAGCTATGGGGAGTGGACTCCAGCTCCTACTTCAGCTGCTCCCACCATAGCACCTCTTTCTACAGGGGAATGCAGCAGCAGTGCTTTGACACTTAGTAACATCGGGCCTGAAGGAGCCAAACCGAGAAGGAACAAGGTTAGGGAGAGCAAtcaggaaggaaagaaaggggGAGAGGTTGTTGAGGAGATAGACAGGAGGAGTCGATGTGGGGGATGTATCAACCACAGGGACACCTTTCTGTACAATCCACAG TTCATGTTTGAGGTGCAGAGCAAAGAGGAGGAGGTGCTGATCTGCCTGCAGCAGGAGGACAGGAGAATCTTGAAGAGAAATGGAGGAGGAGAAAACCTGCCAATAGGCTTTGAGGTGCTGAAG GTGGAGGTGAATCGCTGCAGCCGAGTGCAGTGCGTGGTGGAGCAGGCGGCCAGCTCCATTTACATGGACTCTCGCAGCGTGACTCTGAGAGGAACTTTGGCTCAGGGTCGATATGTGGTGCTGCCCACCACCTTCCTGCCGGGCGACGCCGGGCGCTTCCTGCTGAGGCTTTTCTCGCACTCTCACGTCCATCTCAG GGAACTAAAGAACGACCTGCCATCTCCATCTTTGTTCCATTGTTTTCTACCTCAGCCTGCAGTAGTGACCACAGTTCACCTCTGCAGGGCATCAGGACTCAGAGCTCCCAAACAGACAG CTCCAGATGTTTACGCTCTGGTACGATGTGAGGGTCACGTTGTCAGGACACGATTGTTCAAGGAGAATGGAAACCCCAAATTCAACCTCCGAACCATCTTCTACAGAAGATACCCTGATGCTAACATCTCGGTGGAG CTATGGAGCAGAGGTCTGCTGTGGGACTCTCTCCTCGGAGCAGCTCGACTCCAGACGACAGAATCCGAGAAGAGTCGGAATCTCGTGATTGATCTGCGAGGAGGGCGATTGCACTCAGGATCCGGAGGCTGCATCTACGTGGAGACGTCCACCAGCCTCTGCCTCACAGACTTGTGA